The following DNA comes from Mycolicibacterium aromaticivorans JS19b1 = JCM 16368.
GGCGAACAACGAATTGCTGGTTCCGCCAAGGCTTTCCATGCGTTGTTGCCATTGATCCTCGTCGATGTACGCGACCAGCGCAGGCACGGTGACAAGCCGGCTTTCGTCGATCTCGGCCGGCGCCGGCGCTGAACGTCCAGCCGATGAGGTGAGTTCGTCCCGGCTGTTGCGGGCCAGTGTCACCGCGGCACCGATCGCCTTGGCGAAGTCGGGCACCGCACGCACCAGGGCCGCGGCGTCTTCGCGCAGGGCCTGCCCGCGGGTCCGGGCATGGGGCTGGGGATAGCCGAGGTCCCAGGTCTCGCCGCCGGCCGCCTGTTTGATGGCCAGGGTGATCGCCAGCCCGTCGCAGATCGAATGCGAGGCGATCAGCGTGACCACCGCCCCACCCTCCGTGAACGGCTGAACGGCCAGCCGCCAGGACGGTCCGCCCTCGGGATCGATCGGGACGCGAATCTGCTCGTCGAGCCAGTCCAAGGCCTCGGCGCGTGGCCGGGGGGCGGCCGCGATGTCGATGTCGGCCGGGCCGGTCCAGGCCACCCAGTGGTCGCGGCCGAAAGGCAGCGGCGAGCGCTCGATGCGGCGCCCCAACAGGCCGCGGCCGAGGTTGTGGTGAAAGCGACGCAGCCCGTCGAAGTCGACCGGGCGCTCATAGATCCAGGCGTACTGGGCCAGCGGTCCGCGACCGAGCGCCCGCAGTCCGAGGAAGGATCCTTGATCGATGTACGCCAGCGTGGAGTCCACACCGGCCATCGTAGGCGGGGGCAGGATCACCGCGACGCAGGCGCGGCGCCTTTCCGCTTGAGCTCCACACCCAGTTCCTCGGGTGGCACGAGATGCCCTCGTGTGCAACGGATTTCGACAGTCGCGTCGGCTCCGCACTCCAGGTGGGCCAGCCGCAGCCGGCTCTCGTCGGGAAGATGCCGCCGGCCCCACTCGAACATCGCCCACACCACCGGCATCAACTCGGTGCCCGAGTCGGTGAGCACATACTCGTCGCGCACCCGCTGCCCCGGCTCGCGGTAGGGCCGCCTGGCCAGCAGCCCGGCGTCGACGAGTTCGGCCAGCCGAGCCGACGTGGCGGCCTTGGTGATACCCACCCGTCGGGCAAAATCGTCGAATCGGGTGGTGCCGTAGTAGGCCTCCCGGAGGATCAGCATCGCCGACTTGGTTCCGATGACCGCCATGGTCTTCTCGATCGGGCATTTCCCGACCGCCGACCAGGCGTCGCGGTCGGCCAGGGGTCCCTGCAGCATTGTCACGTAAGTCACTCCATTTCTGAGTTGTTTTCACTATACCTAGGTGTTATAGCTGGGTATAGAGAGCAGTACTCAGCGACGAGTTCAGGAGGACAACATGGCCGGTTACTCAGGGCGCGACGCCGTCATCGTGGGGGCGGTCCGCACGCCGATCGGCAAGGGCAAACCCGGCGGCGCGCTGCACGGCGTGCTTCCGGCCGATCTGCTGGCGCACAGCCTCGCCGAGCTGGTCGCACGCACCGGTGTCGACCCGGTCGAGATCGACGACGTCATCGCGGGCGCGGTGACTCAGGCCGGTGACCAGGCGGTCAACATCGCCCGAAACGCGCTGCTGGGGGCCGGCTTCCCGGAGTCGGTGCCAGGGACCACCGTCGACCGGCAGTGCGGCTCGAGCCAGCAGGCGATCTCGTTCGCCGCGCAGGGCGTCATCGCGGGCGCTTACGACGTGGTGATCGCCGGCGGCGTGGAGTCGATGAGCCGGGTACCCATGGGGTCGTCGGTGCTGCCGGGCAGCGATCCGTTCGGCACCCGGTT
Coding sequences within:
- a CDS encoding winged helix-turn-helix transcriptional regulator, yielding MTMLQGPLADRDAWSAVGKCPIEKTMAVIGTKSAMLILREAYYGTTRFDDFARRVGITKAATSARLAELVDAGLLARRPYREPGQRVRDEYVLTDSGTELMPVVWAMFEWGRRHLPDESRLRLAHLECGADATVEIRCTRGHLVPPEELGVELKRKGAAPASR